The following proteins are encoded in a genomic region of Thermococcus pacificus:
- a CDS encoding MFS transporter, with product MRWSEIPRDAKAYMFYHTLIAPGLIVWILFPLYLMETGYSILEVGAFFTAVNLTSIPLTYIFGRAFNRWDMKKGLIAIDVLDGIAYVLYGLAKGALAPVLLFAGRAIEKLSTMLYPLYRAYEQIIYPEDKYEEIFAWHLRLPEIARVLTFPVMGYILGYVYPGPESYRWAFIIFGLFSAVTVAYLWLFLPSIGKEERITPEGFTFKVGEFKLLLAFEALLTLAWALAPEMVLINYVVFTLHKTVFEVTLVAVASSVASILGTYASERVPKGKGFQAMALGMLLNAFYALIMALSPPFWIVLAVYALGDFGNTFWFPFYRAWMFKLIPKERASEFHAAISSYRKVIGIVAPFIAGALASIHATLPYAVSFGLFLLAGVMFWWPARKGIYSRTAS from the coding sequence ATGCGCTGGAGTGAAATCCCCCGCGACGCTAAAGCCTACATGTTCTACCACACGCTCATCGCTCCAGGCCTGATAGTCTGGATTCTCTTCCCGCTCTACCTGATGGAGACGGGCTACTCCATCCTCGAAGTTGGAGCGTTCTTTACAGCGGTCAACCTCACCTCGATTCCCCTAACTTACATTTTCGGCAGGGCATTCAACCGCTGGGACATGAAGAAGGGCCTCATCGCGATTGACGTCCTCGATGGCATCGCCTACGTTTTGTACGGCCTCGCCAAGGGTGCACTTGCCCCGGTTCTACTCTTCGCCGGCAGGGCCATAGAAAAGCTCTCCACCATGCTCTATCCTCTATACCGGGCCTACGAGCAGATAATCTATCCCGAGGACAAATACGAAGAGATATTCGCCTGGCACCTCCGCCTGCCGGAAATAGCAAGGGTTCTCACGTTCCCGGTTATGGGGTACATTTTGGGCTACGTCTACCCTGGCCCAGAGAGCTACCGCTGGGCCTTCATCATCTTCGGCCTATTCTCGGCCGTCACGGTGGCATACCTCTGGCTTTTCCTTCCGAGCATTGGGAAGGAGGAGAGGATAACTCCGGAAGGCTTTACGTTTAAGGTTGGAGAGTTCAAGCTCCTCCTGGCGTTTGAGGCGTTGCTAACTCTGGCGTGGGCCCTCGCGCCGGAGATGGTCCTCATCAACTACGTCGTCTTTACTCTGCACAAGACCGTCTTCGAGGTAACCCTCGTGGCGGTCGCCAGCAGTGTGGCCTCAATTCTGGGAACCTACGCAAGCGAGCGCGTTCCGAAGGGGAAGGGCTTCCAGGCGATGGCACTCGGAATGCTCCTCAACGCATTCTACGCCCTGATAATGGCCTTATCCCCGCCATTCTGGATTGTTTTAGCAGTTTACGCGCTCGGGGACTTCGGGAACACCTTCTGGTTCCCATTCTACCGCGCATGGATGTTCAAGCTGATTCCAAAGGAGAGGGCGAGCGAGTTCCATGCGGCGATATCGAGCTACAGAAAGGTAATTGGCATCGTTGCGCCCTTTATCGCCGGTGCCCTGGCGAGCATTCATGCAACGCTGCCCTACGCGGTGAGCTTCGGGCTGTTCCTTTTGGCGGGGGTGATGTTCTGGTGGCCGGCGAGGAAAGGTATTTATTCAAGAACCGCGAGTTAG
- a CDS encoding toxin-antitoxin system TumE family protein, translating to MPRELELLEKSPAVKSYEIVDYKEGESFYFLKIRAELIDGSVLYIREFVSEEEYNYSFQWQKDEKLIVRWDNAPHHRDIETFPHHKHVGSQDSIHPSKEISLEDILGVIGEKIVPGNRAQDSNASIRVK from the coding sequence ATGCCGAGAGAGTTAGAATTGCTTGAGAAGAGCCCAGCAGTCAAAAGCTACGAAATCGTAGACTACAAAGAGGGGGAGAGTTTTTACTTTCTGAAAATCAGGGCAGAACTAATAGACGGAAGCGTTCTTTACATCAGGGAATTTGTCTCGGAAGAGGAGTACAACTACTCTTTCCAATGGCAGAAAGACGAAAAGCTTATAGTCCGCTGGGATAACGCGCCACATCACAGGGACATTGAAACTTTTCCGCACCACAAGCATGTTGGCTCACAAGACAGCATCCATCCCTCAAAAGAGATTTCTCTTGAAGACATTTTGGGAGTTATTGGGGAGAAAATAGTTCCAGGAAATCGAGCGCAGGACTCAAACGCTTCTATTAGGGTCAAGTGA
- a CDS encoding winged helix-turn-helix domain-containing protein produces MPDEDLAREVQELKKALEAMRASFEVVSKMAQAYLRLLNVYAEYGGLSIDVVIPEIKHDPIAREIVKILFDLKRANVSQIARELKGRRGKASRNTVRAKLEELERLGVVREVPAERGKVYALSRDVVRKWLELIGMPIRFDQTNDY; encoded by the coding sequence ATGCCCGATGAAGACCTCGCCAGGGAAGTCCAGGAGCTCAAGAAGGCCCTCGAAGCGATGAGGGCGAGCTTCGAGGTAGTCTCCAAGATGGCCCAGGCCTACCTCAGGCTCCTCAATGTTTATGCGGAATACGGGGGCCTGAGTATAGACGTGGTCATCCCTGAGATAAAGCACGACCCGATAGCGAGGGAGATTGTAAAGATTCTCTTCGACCTCAAGAGGGCAAACGTGAGTCAGATAGCGCGCGAGCTGAAGGGCAGGCGCGGAAAGGCCTCAAGGAACACAGTCCGGGCGAAGCTGGAGGAGCTTGAGAGGCTCGGCGTTGTAAGGGAAGTCCCTGCCGAGAGGGGCAAGGTCTACGCCCTCTCCAGGGATGTGGTCAGGAAGTGGTTAGAGCTGATCGGAATGCCGATTAGGTTTGATCAGACTAACGATTATTGA
- a CDS encoding nicotinamide-nucleotide adenylyltransferase encodes MSKLKRGLFVGRFQPVHNGHIKALEFVFSQVDEVIIGIGSAQASHTLKNPFTTSERMEMLIRALDEAGLTKKRYYLIPLPDINFNAIWATYVVSMVPRFDVVFTGNSLVAQLFREKGYEVIVQPMFRKDILSATEIRRRMIKGEPWEELVPKSVAEFIREIKGCDRIRMLATNLEKNEKELQAPIRIPEF; translated from the coding sequence ATGTCAAAACTGAAACGTGGACTCTTCGTCGGCCGCTTCCAGCCGGTGCACAACGGACATATCAAGGCCCTTGAGTTTGTTTTCTCGCAGGTCGATGAGGTGATAATAGGCATCGGAAGCGCCCAGGCAAGCCACACCTTGAAGAATCCCTTCACGACGAGCGAGAGGATGGAGATGCTCATAAGGGCTTTGGACGAGGCAGGACTAACCAAAAAACGCTACTACCTCATTCCGCTCCCGGACATAAACTTCAACGCCATCTGGGCCACATACGTGGTCAGCATGGTTCCGCGCTTCGACGTCGTCTTCACTGGAAACTCTCTGGTTGCTCAGCTCTTCCGCGAGAAGGGCTATGAGGTCATAGTCCAGCCCATGTTCAGGAAGGACATCCTTTCAGCGACGGAAATAAGGCGGAGAATGATAAAGGGCGAGCCTTGGGAGGAGCTTGTGCCCAAGAGCGTGGCGGAGTTCATAAGGGAAATCAAGGGTTGCGACAGGATTCGCATGCTTGCCACCAATCTTGAGAAGAACGAGAAAGAACTCCAGGCGCCGATAAGGATTCCAGAGTTCTGA